DNA from Sulfurimonas xiamenensis:
TGAGAGTAGAGATGAGTCTACCACCAGTTTGCTAGCGACTGTTAAAAGATTGTTTGATAGAGTAACAATCGTGAAATTCATGATTATGAATGAAAAAATATTTCATAGGATAATTAAAATATACTAGTTTAATTATCTCTTCAAATGGATGCAATGAGAGGTAGAAGTACACCTACCTAAAGTTTACTAGTGACTTTGTATATGAAAATCAACAAATGCTTAAATGAAAGAACCGCATCTTTTGCTTCTTAAATTAATTTTTAGGAAAAAATATGCAAAAAGATAACAATTACAAAGTTGATAGTGATATAAAAGTAGAGGTGGTTTCTGATATTGATAAAAATACAACAGAAGAAACTAAACGCGAGGAATATTCTCGAAAACAGGCGGCATACAAGCTCGGAATAAGTATTTCAACTTTAGATAGGTTGATAAAAAAAGGTGATGCAAGATTATTACCTAGGTATTATAAAATAGGTTCACAGTACAGATTTTTGAAGAAGTCGGTGGAAGAATTTAAAGAAAATAATCCCTACTATATTGGGAGAGTTATATGAGTCAGTTACAAAACTGGCTCATAAAAAATCATGAGCCTGAGAGTGATAAGTCTAGCCCAATTTTATCAAAAATACCATCAAATTTAGTAGGTTTGATAGGAGTTGCAGATAAAAAAACTTTTGTTTCTACGGATGTATTAGCTATCACATCATTAAGTGTCTTAGCTCCGCTTTGCAGTGGAATCAAGCTTTTTCGAAATCTTGATGATATAGATGGCGATAGAGTAGTGGTATATGTGGCTTCATTTTTTAGAAGTGGCGGAGGGAAGACAAGTGCTGTAAACCTTTTAAAAGATGCTTTTTTGGGTTGGTTAGATGAATACTATGCTACCAAGTACCACGCAAGTGAAAAGTTAAAAGAAGAGCTTGAAAAAGAGTTAGAAGTTTGTAAAGATACTCAGCAGAAAAGGCTTCTGATCAAAAAACTCAATATTTTGAAAAGTGGTGTAGATGTTTTTATCCCAAATGCTACAGAAGCAGGGCTTAAAGAGAGTTTGAAAAATGGATCTACTCCCTTAATAACTTTGGATAATTTGGGTAAAATGATTGGTATTGCCAAAAGAAATGAGCATGTAGGGCAACTTCTTAAGATGGTTGATGAGATCTTTGATAGTGCAAATTTCTCGACAAATAGAACACTTTCGCAAGGAAGAACTCAAAATATCAAGATAGGTGGATTAGGGCTTTATGCTGCTTCCACCTTAGGTAATTCTGGGCTTTCATCAAAGATGATCTACGAGGGTTTGGAAGATGGTCTGTTAAATCGATTTTTGATTGTATTTCAGCAAGAAATCGAGAAAAATATACCGTTTGAAAAGTATCTGAGTAAAGAAGAGCTAAAAGAGTTTGTAATCTTTGCAAAAAAGTTTTATGTTTATGCTTCTAAACATAATTTACTTCTTAGTGAAGAGGCAAAACTAGAGGCTATAAAGTTCAATGCAAAAATTAGCAAAGAGTTTAGAACAAAATATTCTATAGGGGATGAAACATCTGGATTTAGCTCAAGAAGTATCACGATGCTTTATCGGATCGCTATTATTTTTCATATTACTGAAAAATGTGAAACGGAGTCCTTTGAGAATATCGAAGCACTACTTGACAAAACTGTGAGTTTTGATAGAGAAATGATTTTGCTATCAAAAGAGACAATGTTAAGTGCGATTGACTTTTTTGACTATGTAAAAAAAGAACATACATTTAAAATTTTGGATGTTGCAAATCAAAATAGCAGAAAATCAGCTTCTCAAAAGGTGT
Protein-coding regions in this window:
- a CDS encoding helix-turn-helix transcriptional regulator, which gives rise to MQKDNNYKVDSDIKVEVVSDIDKNTTEETKREEYSRKQAAYKLGISISTLDRLIKKGDARLLPRYYKIGSQYRFLKKSVEEFKENNPYYIGRVI
- a CDS encoding DUF3987 domain-containing protein: MSQLQNWLIKNHEPESDKSSPILSKIPSNLVGLIGVADKKTFVSTDVLAITSLSVLAPLCSGIKLFRNLDDIDGDRVVVYVASFFRSGGGKTSAVNLLKDAFLGWLDEYYATKYHASEKLKEELEKELEVCKDTQQKRLLIKKLNILKSGVDVFIPNATEAGLKESLKNGSTPLITLDNLGKMIGIAKRNEHVGQLLKMVDEIFDSANFSTNRTLSQGRTQNIKIGGLGLYAASTLGNSGLSSKMIYEGLEDGLLNRFLIVFQQEIEKNIPFEKYLSKEELKEFVIFAKKFYVYASKHNLLLSEEAKLEAIKFNAKISKEFRTKYSIGDETSGFSSRSITMLYRIAIIFHITEKCETESFENIEALLDKTVSFDREMILLSKETMLSAIDFFDYVKKEHTFKILDVANQNSRKSASQKVLESIQRLCEKNKHCTVREITQSSRIAQKDGLLQILDDLLLIEKIKKEGEFYTV